CTCTTTGCTTTTTTATGAGCTAAAGTACATTTTATGGATCTAATCGATGTAAAGGAGTACCAATGAATCATATTCTTATTGTTTATGAGCAACAGATTGAAGCGTACAAAAAACATTTTATCAGCGTACTCGAAGGTTTTTTAAAGCAAAGAAATTATGAGCTCTCTGTATGTACTTCATTAAAAGATGCTTATGCTGTGAGCAGCTTAAATCCACGAATTGTTACGATTCTTTATGATTGGGATGATTTCGGCTTTGATGATTTACATCATTTTTCGAATCATAATAAATTGTTACCTATCTTTGCAATGGCGGATAAGCATGCCTCCATTGACATTAACCTGAGTGACTTTGATCTTACTCTGGACTTTTTGCAATATGATGCAAACTTAGCACATGATGATTTTAAACGCATATTACTTGCCATAGAAAAATATCAACAAGAAATTTTACCTCCATTCACCAAAGCGCTGATGCATTACGTGCACGAATTGAATTATGCGTTTTGTACCCCAGGGCATTTAGGAGGCACGGCGTTTCAAAAAAATCCTACCAGTGCCGCATTTTATGATTTTTTTGGCAAAAATATTTTTCGCGCTGATCTTTCAATTTCAATTGAAGAACTTGGAAGTTTACTGGACCATTCAGGACCTCAACGTGATGCAGAGGAGTTTATAGCGAATATCTTTAAAAGTGATCGCTCATTAATTGTAACCAATGGCACATCAACATCCAATAAAATAGTGGGAATGTATTCGGCAACTTCAGGGGATACTGTAGTGATTGATCGTAACTGTCATAAATCAATCGCCCATTTTCTGATGATGGTCGATGTTATCCCTATTTATCTAAAACCGACGCGAAATACTTATGGTATTCTTGGTGGGATCCCTAAATCAGAATACTCGGAACAAGCGATCCACGATAAAATTCTTGGGCATCCAGAAGCTACAGCGTGGCCTACTTACGCGGTCATTACTAACTCGACATATGACGGCATACTTTATAAAGTTGAAAACATTCAAAACGAACTCAAGGTAAAACACTTGCATTTTGATAGTGCATGGGTCCCCTATACGAATTTTCATCCCATTTACGCTGAAAAATTTGGACTTAGTTTAACGCCACAAAAGGATCAAGTGATCTTTGAAACGCAGTCAACCCACAAATTATTGGCAGCGTTCAGTCAATCATCGATGATCCACATTAAAGGTTCTTTCGATGCAGCCATCCTTGATGCCAATTACATGATGCATATGAGCACCTCTCCTTTTTACCCTCTTGTCGCCAGTTGTGAAGTCTCCGCGGCAATGATGGCCGGTAATCATGGATATGATTTAATCAACGAAGCGATTGAATTAGCATTGGACTTTCGCATGGAAGTAAAACGCTTAAAAAAACAAAGTACAGATTGGTATTTTGACGTGTGGCAACCGACATTAGAAAAAAAATCATCCTGTTTTCCCTTAAAACCCAATGAAAAATGGCATGGATTTCATAACGTAGATGAGGACCATCTGTTTTTAGATCCAGTGAAGGTAACCGTGCTTTTACCAGGAATCAAAAATGATGAGCTAGATGATTGGGGAATTCCAGCTGTCATTGTGGAAAAATTTCTTGCATCGCATGGAATTATTGTTGAAAAAACAGGCCCCTATTCCATGTTATTTTTATTCAGTTTGGGAATTACTCGCGCAAAATCAATGGCATTATTGGCTGCTTTAAATAAATTTAAACAACTTTATGATGAAAATGTACCGGTCAAAATCCTACTTCCTCAGTTGTATCAAGAACATCCTGAATTTTATGAAAAGATGTCCATTCAATCCTTGGCTAAGACCATCCACGGTTTAATGCAAAAACATAATTTGCCCCAAGTGATGTATCATGCTTTTGATACATTACCTAAAATCGTCATGACACCTCATCAGGCTTACCAAAAACTCATTCGGCAAGAAACACAATTGATCCCCCTATCCCAATTGAAAGATAAAATTTCTGCCGCAATGATCCTGCCCTACCCACCAGGGATTCCTTTAATTATGCCAGGAGAACAAATTACTGATGAGAGCGAACTGATTCTTGATTTTCTCCTCATGCTGGATGATATAGGAGCAGCACTACCAGGTTTTGCAACTGAAATTCATGGTGTTGTAACTGGAGATGATGGAAAGAGTTATGTACAGATAATTAAAAAAGCTTAGAGCCGTAATGAGGCTCCTGCACATGGACGTAAAATGGTTTAGGCAAGGGCAATAAGGCTTTTTTTTGAGCAGTTTATGATATAATTTATTATGTAACTAATGACCTTTGATGATGCGATATAAAATTACAGAGCAATTTGCACGCGGCGAAGAAAAATTCATTGCTGAGTTTGATGAATTAAAAAATATAAATTTATTTCTTACAAAAAAGGTCGCGAATTCAGATCAAGAAAAGCAAAAAATTATTTATAGAATCTACGATGATTCTGATTTATTGCAGGTGTTAAATAATGAAAATGTCTCTGTAGCCTATGCAAAATATGCAGAAGGCAATGGAGATCTTAATATCATCCAGCTTCCATTCATGGTGCTGATTAAGCCAGAAAACGTACAGGAAAAAAGTGAAATTGCTCGCTTTAGCGAGAAAATTGATGCCGATTCATTTATAGAGGATAAGTGCGAATTAGATGAAACAGTTCAAGATAACGATCTCTTTTTTCTATTTAAAAATCAGAATCTTATTGATACCTCAAACAGGGTTATCAATTCACATCGAAAAAAAGAAGCAATTCGCTTTACTGAAAATGAACAAGGAGCAAAATTTCATCCATCTCCATTACCAAACCGCCCAAAACCTCCAGGTGGTCCTAGTGACTGCTGGATTGAAGAAGATGAAAATAATTGAGTAAAACAGTAGCCACCAACAACATGAACTGAGACAACCGTTCTCAAGCCCTTGGTGCGGTTATTGAGCAAATTGTATCTTCATTAAATTCAGTGACAAAATTCCTCAGCATTTTTTCAACTTCAGAATGAATGGCTTCTTTGGCTTTTGGCTCCATATTTTTAATATATTGTTCTGGATGATGCAAAAGAGAATCTAGCGTAATCATTTCTGCCGAAGATACAGATTTATTGAGTTCTCCCTCGAGAATGAGATTAATCGCAGAAACGATATCGCTGGCATCATTTTGTTTTCTTAGACGATTTAGTATCGCTTGAACATGGATCTTGAATGTATTAACTTCTGTAAAAAATTTATAATTTTTAGTTTCACGCATAATAATGTTTTTCGATTCTTGCAACACATAACAAAAAGTTGCAATATTGTATAATAACTTATAACTTTATTCCATTTTCATGCAAAGCAAATCTGCATTTTTCCCTTCCAATCACTATTTTTCAATAGATAACTTTGATTACGTCTTTCGAAAAATGGTCTTAAGTGCCTATGCGAAGCGTTTTAATAGTGTGGCAGATGCTCGACT
This sequence is a window from Legionella cherrii. Protein-coding genes within it:
- the ldcC gene encoding lysine decarboxylase LdcC, giving the protein MNHILIVYEQQIEAYKKHFISVLEGFLKQRNYELSVCTSLKDAYAVSSLNPRIVTILYDWDDFGFDDLHHFSNHNKLLPIFAMADKHASIDINLSDFDLTLDFLQYDANLAHDDFKRILLAIEKYQQEILPPFTKALMHYVHELNYAFCTPGHLGGTAFQKNPTSAAFYDFFGKNIFRADLSISIEELGSLLDHSGPQRDAEEFIANIFKSDRSLIVTNGTSTSNKIVGMYSATSGDTVVIDRNCHKSIAHFLMMVDVIPIYLKPTRNTYGILGGIPKSEYSEQAIHDKILGHPEATAWPTYAVITNSTYDGILYKVENIQNELKVKHLHFDSAWVPYTNFHPIYAEKFGLSLTPQKDQVIFETQSTHKLLAAFSQSSMIHIKGSFDAAILDANYMMHMSTSPFYPLVASCEVSAAMMAGNHGYDLINEAIELALDFRMEVKRLKKQSTDWYFDVWQPTLEKKSSCFPLKPNEKWHGFHNVDEDHLFLDPVKVTVLLPGIKNDELDDWGIPAVIVEKFLASHGIIVEKTGPYSMLFLFSLGITRAKSMALLAALNKFKQLYDENVPVKILLPQLYQEHPEFYEKMSIQSLAKTIHGLMQKHNLPQVMYHAFDTLPKIVMTPHQAYQKLIRQETQLIPLSQLKDKISAAMILPYPPGIPLIMPGEQITDESELILDFLLMLDDIGAALPGFATEIHGVVTGDDGKSYVQIIKKA